From the Malus domestica chromosome 17, GDT2T_hap1 genome, one window contains:
- the LOC103414467 gene encoding transcription initiation factor TFIID subunit 12b, translating into MAENGPSSSPNPLQPNIDPAAAVASPSNVMITQNPAILSSSTLSQSPQIASPPLPPLPNVSLPQTQHISPPVGLDYAQKSTQQQQQLQQQSQSLVQQSQNVNVNSMSNYQLQQSLQRTPSMSRMNQLQPLSQNPQQQQQHFGMMRQQGGLYGQVNFGGPGGIQQQNQQQQQQNQAQQTQQLGGGNLSRSALIGQSGHLPMLSGPAAVAAAQFNLQPQLLASPRQKGSLVQGSQFHHGNSPGQSLQGTQAMGVMGSINLSSQLRANGAIASFAQQRINQGQGQLRQQLAQQSPLTSAQVQSLPRTSSLSFMNPQLSGVSQNGQPAMIQNSLSQQWLKQMPASPGPGSPSPSPSSRLQQHRQQVLYQQQLASNQLQKSMPLTPQQFNQLVQQQQQMGHPQLQQQQHQQQLQQQQIQQPLQQQSQQQQQQQLSSPRMAGPAGQKSLSLTGSHPDAAASGTTTPGGSSSQGTEATNQLLGKRKIQDLVSQVDSQGRLDPEVEDLLLEIADDFIDSVTTYACNLAKHRKSSTLESKDVLLHLEKNWHLTIPGFSSEERKCQNKSLSSDLHKKRLDVIRTLMESSNLEKNPNTPKEMIRGFGNAVGTNHLIRPSLGAEQLVSQSTGSQMLQQMTRF; encoded by the exons ATGGCGGAAAACGGCCCATCGTCGTCCCCAAACCCCCTCCAACCCAACATTGACCCAGCAGCAGCAGTAGCATCACCCTCAAACGTTATGATCACCCAAAACCCAGCAATCCTATCCTCTTCAACTCTCTCCCAGTCTCCACAAATCGCATCCCCACCTCTCCCTCCCCTGCCCAACGTCTCGCTTCCTCAAACCCAGCACATTTCGCCCCCCGTCGGATTGGATTACGCGCAGAAATCGACccagcagcagcaacagctGCAACAGCAATCTCAGTCATTGGTGCAACAATCCCAGAACGTGAATGTGAATTCCATGTCGAATTACCAGCTCCAGCAGAGTCTGCAGAGGACGCCGTCGATGTCCCGAATGAACCAGCTTCAGCCGCTGAGCCAGAACCCgcagcagcaacagcagcaTTTCGGTATGATGAGGCAGCAAGGGGGTTTGTATGGGCAGGTGAATTTTGGTGGCCCTGGTGGTATCCAACAGCAGAatcagcagcagcaacagcaaAACCAGGCACAGCAGACTCAGCAACTTGGCGGTGGGAACTTGTCGCGATCAGCCTTGATCGGGCAGAGTGGCCACCTGCCCATGTTGTCTGGCCCTGCTGCTGTTGCAGCTGCGCAATTCAATCTGCAGCCGCAGTTGTTGGCCTCG CCGAGGCAAAAAGGCAGCCTGGTCCAAGGTTCCCAATTTCATCACGGTAATTCTCCTGGGCAATCTTTACAAGGAACACAAGCAATGGGGGTGATGGGATCCATCAATTTGAGCTCGCAACTAAGAGCTAATGGGGCCATTGCTTCTTTTGCTCAACAGAGAATAAATCAGGGGCAGGGCCAACTTAGGCAACAGTTGGCCCAACAGAGTCCGCTCACCTCTGCACAG GTTCAGAGCTTGCCAAGAACATCTTCACTATCTTTTATGAACCCTCAGTTATCTGGTGTGTCTCAGAATGGACAGCCAGCAATGATACAGAATTCTTTATCACAACAGTGGTTGAAGCAAATGCCAGCAAGTCCTGGCCCTGGTTCACCTTCACCTTCACCTTCATCGCGTCTTCAACAACATAGGCAGCAGGTTCTCTATCAGCAGCAACTGGCTTCTAATCAGTTGCAGAAGTCTATGCCCTTGACCCCGCAACAGTTTAACCAGCTTGTACAGCAGCAGCAACAAATGGGACATCCACAGCTGCAACAGCAGCAGCATCAACAGCAACTTCAGCAGCAGCAAATACAGCAGCCACTACAACAACAatcgcagcagcagcagcagcaacagctGAGTTCCCCAAGGATGGCTGGACCCGCAGGCCAGAAATCTCTTAGTTTAACAGGATCACACCCTGATGCTGCTGCATCTGGTACTACCACACCTGGAGGGAGTTCAAGCCAAGGAACAGAAGCAACTAACCAACTTCTCGGGAAGAGAAAGATACAAGATTTAGTCTCTCAG GTTGATTCACAAGGCAGGCTGGATCCTGAAGTTGAAGATCTTCTCTTGGAGATTGCTGATGACTTCATTGATTCT GTGACAACATATGCATGCAATTTGGCAAAGCATAGAAAATCTTCAACTTTAGAGTCCAAGGATGTGTTGCTACATCTAG AGAAAAATTGGCATTTGACAATTCCCGGGTTTTCAAGTGAGGAGAGGAAGTGCCAAAACAAATCT TTGTCAAGTGATCTCCATAAGAAGCGTTTGGATGTG ATACGGACGCTGATGGAATCATCGAAcctggaaaaaaatcccaataCTCCTAAAGAGATGATCAGGGGGTTTGGCAATGCAGTTGGTACCAACCACTTGATTAGACCATCTCTTGGTGCAGAACAGTTGGTTTCACAATCAACTGGTTCTCAAATGCTGCAGCAAATGACTCGGTTTTAA